One window of Chionomys nivalis chromosome 10, mChiNiv1.1, whole genome shotgun sequence genomic DNA carries:
- the Cpsf2 gene encoding cleavage and polyadenylation specificity factor subunit 2 has product MTSIIKLTTLSGVQEESALCYLLQVDEFRFLLDCGWDEHFSMDIIDSLRKHVHQIDAVLLSHPDPLHLGALPFAVGKLGLNCAIYATIPVYKMGQMFMYDLYQSRHNTEDFTLFTLDDVDAAFDKIQQLKFSQIVNLKGKGHGLSITPLPAGHMIGGTIWKIVKDGEEEIVYAVDFNHKREIHLNGCSLEMLSRPSLLITDSFNATYVQPRRKQRDEQLLTNVLETLRGDGNVLIAVDTAGRVLELAQLLDQIWRTKDAGLGVYSLALLNNVSYNVVEFSKSQVEWMSDKLMRCFEDKRNNPFQFRHLSLCHGLSDLARVPSPKVVLASQPDLECGFSRDLFIQWCQDPKNSIILTYRTTPGTLARFLIDNPSEKVTEIELRKRVKLEGKELEEYVEKEKLKKEAAKKLEQSKEADIDSSDESDVEEDIDQPSAHKTKHDLMMKGEGSRKGSFFKQAKKSYPMFPAPEERIKWDEYGEIIKPEDFLVPELQATEEEKSKLESGLTNGDEPMDQDLSDVPTKCVSATESIEIKARVTYIDYEGRSDGDSIKKIINQMKPRQLIIVHGPPEASQDLAECCRAFGGKDIKVYMPKLHETVDATSETHIYQVRLKDSLVSSLQFCKAKDAELAWIDGVLDMRVSKVDTGVILEEGELKDDGEDSEMQVDGPSDSSAIAQQKAMKSLFGDDDKELGEETEIIPTLEPLPPHEVPGHQSVFMNEPRLSDFKQVLLREGIQAEFVGGVLVCNNQVAVRRTETGRIGLEGCLCQDFYRIRDLLYEQYAIV; this is encoded by the exons ATGACATCTATCATCAAATTAACTACCCTCTCCGGGGTCCAAGAAGAGTCTGCTCTTTGCTATCTTCTCCAGGTTGATGAGTTTAGGTTTTTGTTGGactgtggctgggatgaacaCTTCTCTATGGACATTATTGATTCCCTGAGGAA GCATGTTCACCAGATTGATGCGGTGCTCCTGTCTCACCCCGACCCACTCCACCTTGGCGCCCTCCCATTCGCTGTGGGGAAGCTGGGTCTGAACTGTGCCATCTATGCCACCATTCCTGTTTACAAAATGGGGCAGATGTTCATGTATGATCTCTATCAG tCTCGCCACAATACAGAAGATTTTACCCTCTTTACATTAGATGATGTGGATGCAGCCTTTGATAAAATCCAGCAGCTAAAATTCTCTCAGATTGTGAACTTGAAAG gcaaaggacatggtttgTCTATCACACCCCTGCCAGCTGGCCATATGATAGGAGGAACAATATGGAAAATAGTCAAAGATGGGGAAGAGGAAATCGTGTATGCCGTTGACTTCAACCACAAGAGGGAGAT CCACTTAAATGGATGTTCCCTGGAAATGCTAAGCAGACCCTCTCTACTTATCACAGATTCATTTAATGCTACGTATGTGCAGCctagaaggaaacagagagacgAGCAGCTCCTGA caAATGTCCTGGAAACTCTTCGGGGTGATGGAAACGTCCTCATAGCGGTGGACACAGCAGGCCGAGTTCTGGAGCTTGCTCAGCTTCTTGATCAGATTTGGAGAACTAAAGATGCAGGGCTGGGTGTTTATTCACTGGCACTCCTGAATAATGTCAGTTATAACGTGGTGGAGTTTTCCAAATCACAG GTAGAATGGATGAGTGATAAATTAATGAGATGTTttgaagacaaaagaaataacCCATTTCAGTTTCGCCATCTCTCTCTGTGCCATGGTCTTTCTGACTTGGCTCGAGTTCCAAGCCCCAAAGTTGTACTTGCCAGCCAGCCTGACCTTGAGTGTGGATTCTCAAGGGACCTCTTTATTCAGTGGTGTCAGGACCCGAAAAACTCAATCATTCTAACTTATAGAACAACTCCTGGGACTTTAGCACGTTTCTTAATTGATAATCCTTCTGAGAAAGTTACAGAAATCGAG CTGAGGAAACGCGTGAAGCTTGAAGGGAAAGAACTTGAAGAATATGTGGAAAAagagaaactaaagaaagaagCTGCTAAGAAACTTGAGCAATCGAAAGA GGCAGACATCGACTCCAGCGACGAGAGTGATGTGGAGGAAGATATCGACCAGCCTTCGGCTCATAAGACAAAGCATGACCTCATGATGAAAGGGGAAGGCAGTCGCAAAGGCAGCTTCTTCAAACAGGCCAAAAAATCCTACCCTATGTTTCCTGCCCCAGAAGAAAGAATTAAATGGGACGAATACGGAGAGATCATCAA ACCAGAAGATTTCTTAGTGCCAGAACTTCAGgctactgaagaagaaaaaagcaaattagAATCTGGTTTGACAAATGGAGATGAGCCCATGGATCAGGACCTGTCTGATGTTCCCACCAAGTGTGTTTCTGCAACAGAGTCTATTGAGATAAA AGCCAGGGTTACTTACATAGACTACGAAGGACGCTCTGACGGAGACTCCATTAAAAAGATCATCAATCAGATGAAACCACGGCAGTTGATCATTGTCCATGGCCCACCAGAGGCCAGTCAGGATCTGGCTGAGTGCTGCCGTGCATTTGGTGGGAAAGATATTAAAGTATACATGCCAAAGCTACACGAAACAGTTGATGCCACAAGCGAAACGCATATCTACCAG GTCAGATTAAAGGACTCACTTGTCAGCTCCCTTCAGTTTTGTAAAGCCAAAGATGCCGAGTTAGCTTGGATAGATGGCGTCTTAGACATGAGAGTTTCCAAAGTGGACACAGGAGTTATTCTGGAAGAAGGAGAGCTCAAGGACGATGGAGAAGACTCTGAAATGCAGGTGGATGGCCCTTCAGATTCCAGTGCCATAGCCCAGCAGAAGGCCATGAAGAGTCTGTTTGGAGATGATGACAAGGAATTGGGTGAAGAGACTGAGATCATCCCCACCCTGGAGCCTTTGCCGCCTCATGAG GTTCCTGGACATCAGTCCGTTTTTATGAATGAGCCAAGACTATCTGACTTCAAGCAAGTTCTTTTGCGGGAGGGGATTCAAGCCGAATTTGTAGGGGGCGTACTTGTCTGCAACAATCAAGTAGCGGTCCGCAGA ACAGAAACTGGACGCATCGGGTTAGAAGGCTGCCTTTGTCAAGACTTTTATAGGATACGAGACCTTTTATATGAACAGTATGCCATTGTGTAA